Proteins encoded by one window of Filimonas effusa:
- a CDS encoding GIY-YIG nuclease family protein produces the protein MSNKKELKEQYKQMKFRMGIFQVRNKTTGKIYVASSINLDAIWNRHRTQLRFGAHPVKALQHDWNTYGEEQFSYEILSILEQKDEDTHDPKRELKELERMYLEELKPYGNRGYNRE, from the coding sequence ATGAGTAACAAAAAAGAGCTGAAAGAACAATACAAACAAATGAAGTTCAGGATGGGCATATTCCAGGTAAGGAACAAAACAACCGGCAAGATCTATGTGGCATCAAGCATAAACCTCGATGCTATATGGAACCGCCACAGAACACAGCTAAGATTCGGCGCCCACCCGGTCAAAGCACTTCAGCACGACTGGAACACCTATGGCGAAGAGCAGTTCTCCTATGAAATACTCTCCATACTCGAGCAAAAAGACGAAGACACCCACGATCCCAAACGCGAACTCAAAGAACTGGAACGCATGTACCTGGAAGAACTAAAACCTTATGGCAACCGGGGCTATAATAGGGAATAA
- a CDS encoding putative DNA modification/repair radical SAM protein — translation MCDRILEKLAILADAAKYDVSCSSSGSDRKNNNQGLGNGHKSGICHAYTADGRCVSLLKILLTNHCIYNCAYCVSRSSNDIKRAAFTVQEVVDLTIQFYRRNYIEGLFLSSGIFRDPDYTMERLVRIAKKLRTEHRFNGYIHLKAIPGASESLLREAGLYADRLSINVEMPTEQSLQLLAPEKKRTDMLHPMKYLSNEITQYQHDKKIFKKTPLFAPAGQSTQMVIGATPENDMQILFMSHYFYQKMQLKRVYYSGYIPISYDNRLPAIGTPVPMIREHRLYQADWLMRFYGFGVEEIVNPDYPLLDMDIDPKLSWALRNLHLFPVDINKADLSLLLRVPGIGVSSAQKIVAARRFHTLHYEHLKKIGISFSTARYFITTKADGFRERDLTPMQIKQQLLTIQRSKYRPNFSPQLQLF, via the coding sequence ATGTGTGATAGAATATTAGAGAAGCTGGCCATTTTAGCCGATGCAGCCAAGTACGATGTCAGCTGTTCTTCCAGCGGCAGCGACCGTAAAAACAACAACCAGGGATTGGGCAATGGCCATAAATCCGGCATCTGCCATGCCTATACCGCAGATGGCCGCTGCGTATCGTTACTAAAGATCTTACTAACCAACCATTGCATTTATAATTGCGCCTATTGTGTCAGCCGTAGCAGTAACGATATCAAACGCGCTGCCTTCACAGTCCAGGAAGTGGTAGACCTCACCATCCAGTTTTACCGCCGCAACTATATCGAAGGCCTGTTCCTAAGTTCAGGCATCTTCAGAGACCCCGATTATACAATGGAACGGCTTGTCCGGATCGCAAAAAAACTGCGTACAGAACACCGCTTCAATGGATACATCCACCTGAAAGCCATCCCCGGAGCCAGCGAATCCCTGCTGCGCGAAGCCGGACTGTATGCCGATCGCTTAAGCATTAACGTAGAAATGCCCACAGAACAAAGCCTGCAGCTGCTGGCGCCCGAAAAAAAACGGACCGACATGCTGCACCCCATGAAATACCTATCCAACGAAATCACCCAGTACCAGCACGATAAAAAGATCTTCAAAAAAACACCGCTGTTCGCCCCGGCAGGCCAAAGCACACAAATGGTCATCGGCGCTACACCCGAAAACGATATGCAGATCCTGTTCATGTCACACTACTTCTATCAGAAAATGCAATTGAAACGGGTCTATTATTCAGGTTATATCCCCATCAGCTACGACAACCGCCTGCCCGCAATAGGCACACCCGTGCCCATGATCCGCGAACATCGTTTATACCAGGCCGACTGGCTCATGCGGTTTTATGGCTTTGGAGTTGAAGAGATTGTAAACCCCGATTACCCGCTGCTGGATATGGATATAGATCCGAAATTAAGCTGGGCTCTACGCAACCTCCATTTATTTCCCGTAGATATAAACAAAGCAGACCTCTCACTCTTATTACGGGTACCAGGCATAGGCGTTTCGTCAGCACAGAAAATAGTAGCGGCACGGCGCTTCCATACTTTACACTACGAACATTTAAAAAAGATAGGCATCAGTTTCAGCACAGCGCGGTATTTCATTACCACTAAAGCCGATGGCTTCAGGGAAAGAGACCTTACCCCTATGCAAATAAAACAACAGCTGTTAACCATACAGCGAAGCAAGTACCGCCCCAACTTTTCCCCACAGCTTCAACTCTTCTAA
- a CDS encoding TIGR03915 family putative DNA repair protein codes for MQLLVYDGSFAGILCAVFDVFEYKFKEVRLVLANTQSGLLFGREHTVITDETKAARVFTGLSKRISARALTQLRLAYLSEQADIAGILVHYMQYAFTSPTSVETDFSHPAVLSVAQVARKVNREKHRMEAFIRFQLTTDQIYYAVIEPDFNVLPVIANHFKERFADQDWLIYDARRKYGLHYNRQELTVATITFEGPVQAKNSSAVYDASETLYQELWRRYFNKTNIEARKNTRLHIRHMPLRYWKYLVEKQPVRS; via the coding sequence ATGCAGTTACTCGTTTACGATGGCAGCTTCGCCGGCATCCTTTGCGCCGTCTTCGACGTATTTGAATACAAATTCAAAGAGGTAAGACTTGTTCTTGCCAACACGCAAAGTGGCCTCTTGTTTGGCCGGGAACATACCGTTATCACCGATGAAACAAAAGCCGCACGTGTATTTACAGGTTTAAGCAAGCGCATATCGGCAAGAGCATTAACACAGCTGCGGTTAGCCTACCTGTCCGAACAGGCAGATATCGCCGGTATACTGGTACATTACATGCAGTACGCCTTCACCTCACCAACTTCGGTAGAAACAGATTTTAGCCACCCCGCCGTATTATCAGTCGCTCAGGTAGCACGAAAAGTAAACCGTGAAAAACACCGCATGGAAGCCTTCATCCGCTTTCAGCTTACAACAGACCAGATCTATTATGCAGTGATAGAGCCCGACTTTAATGTACTTCCCGTCATTGCAAATCATTTTAAAGAACGGTTTGCCGATCAGGATTGGCTGATCTATGATGCCCGGCGCAAATATGGCCTTCATTATAACAGGCAGGAGTTAACCGTTGCCACCATTACATTTGAAGGCCCGGTGCAGGCAAAAAACAGCAGCGCAGTATACGATGCATCAGAAACCCTGTACCAGGAATTATGGCGGCGTTATTTCAATAAAACCAATATAGAAGCCAGGAAGAATACACGCTTACATATCAGGCACATGCCCCTGCGATACTGGAAATACCTCGTAGAAAAGCAGCCCGTGCGTTCATAG
- a CDS encoding 6-carboxytetrahydropterin synthase: MRLNSGYLEPGSTFNRFVMGIQLIERKGSFDAGHRIMNEKTKCFSIHGHTYLYDLIFEFGAMEQIGYAIDFKEIKRVGVQWIEDTLDHGVILNPKDVELIKAADATKSRRWLMSLNGEGEYCNPSVENVAKELFLAIDALFLEYQDLRLHSIKLHETPNCATTCFRSSISNEERDNWSRFRLEQLKSYAAEKGIMNYDDRK, translated from the coding sequence TTGCGGTTAAATTCCGGTTATCTCGAACCGGGATCTACTTTTAACCGCTTTGTGATGGGTATACAATTGATTGAAAGAAAGGGCTCCTTCGACGCCGGGCACCGGATTATGAATGAAAAAACGAAGTGTTTCAGCATCCATGGCCACACTTATCTCTATGACCTGATCTTTGAATTCGGCGCTATGGAACAAATAGGTTATGCCATTGATTTCAAGGAAATTAAGAGGGTAGGGGTGCAGTGGATAGAAGATACGCTCGATCATGGTGTTATACTCAATCCGAAGGATGTGGAACTCATTAAAGCGGCCGACGCTACCAAAAGCAGGCGCTGGCTCATGAGCCTCAACGGCGAAGGTGAATATTGCAACCCTTCTGTTGAAAATGTGGCAAAAGAGCTTTTCCTGGCCATAGACGCGCTTTTCCTTGAATACCAGGATCTGCGTCTCCATTCCATCAAATTGCATGAAACGCCTAACTGTGCAACGACGTGCTTCCGCAGCTCTATCAGTAACGAGGAAAGGGATAACTGGAGTCGTTTTCGCCTGGAGCAGCTAAAAAGTTACGCTGCGGAAAAGGGGATCATGAATTACGACGACAGGAAATAA
- a CDS encoding beta-N-acetylhexosaminidase: MKSLVLLFATTLLLLSGLKSQESSNISLIPQPVSVARGTGFYQLKDPLIISAPPQNDSVKFVANFLSNRLVNTKGGWVSTEFSESAGKAPIRLQLLPKEDNEIGKEGYHLSVSEENGVLITANTSTGLFYGVQTLLQLLPTAAAGHTVVEGVQWQIPAVTIKDYPRFKWRGMLMDVARHFFTKEQVKQFIDNMATFKFNMLHLHLSDDQAWRVEIKRLPRLTEVGAWRAERTGRWGEFTKPSPDEPKTYGGFYTHDDIKELVKYAAERNVTILPEIDVPGHSLAAIAAYPNLTCTPGTYQVSSGERIMVWDKGTFYALQDNNLCPINERVYSFLDTVFTEIAELFPFQYIHMGGDECYKGFWEKNKQVQAFMKKQGLKDANELQSYFVKRVEKIIQSKGKRLMGWDEILHGGLPPDATVMSWQGMKGGIEAAKQGHQVVMSPNSYAYLDLYQGDPIAEPPTYSMVRLSKAYEFDPMPPGVDSSLILGGQCNLWAERLHTMRHAEYMLWPRALAISESIWSQPAAKNWNSFISKVEHQFNRFDAASINYSRSMYDPIFKAGKDSNDSLQITLSTEIEGLDIFYSFDEMFPDQFYPKYTTPLSVPKGAANLRVVTYRNGKPVGKQIKMPVIELKKRAGIKVKETP; this comes from the coding sequence ATGAAAAGCCTTGTTCTCCTTTTTGCCACTACACTGCTATTATTATCCGGCTTAAAAAGCCAGGAATCTTCTAACATTTCATTAATTCCACAACCAGTGTCGGTTGCCCGGGGTACAGGCTTTTACCAGCTGAAAGATCCTCTTATTATCAGCGCCCCTCCGCAAAACGACTCGGTAAAATTCGTAGCCAACTTTTTAAGCAACCGGCTCGTCAATACAAAAGGAGGCTGGGTATCCACTGAATTTTCAGAATCCGCCGGCAAGGCACCTATCCGCCTCCAACTGCTTCCCAAAGAAGATAACGAAATCGGAAAAGAAGGTTACCACCTTTCCGTTTCAGAAGAAAACGGCGTGTTAATCACCGCCAATACCTCAACAGGTCTTTTCTATGGCGTACAAACGCTCCTGCAGTTATTACCCACAGCTGCCGCCGGCCATACGGTAGTCGAAGGCGTACAATGGCAGATCCCCGCCGTTACCATCAAAGACTACCCACGCTTCAAATGGAGAGGTATGCTCATGGACGTAGCACGTCACTTCTTCACCAAAGAACAGGTGAAACAGTTCATCGATAACATGGCCACCTTCAAATTCAACATGCTGCACCTGCACCTGAGCGATGACCAGGCATGGCGTGTCGAAATTAAACGCCTGCCACGCCTCACGGAAGTAGGCGCCTGGCGCGCAGAACGCACCGGCAGATGGGGCGAATTCACCAAACCATCACCCGACGAACCCAAAACCTACGGCGGCTTCTATACTCACGACGACATAAAAGAACTCGTAAAATATGCAGCAGAAAGAAACGTGACCATCCTCCCCGAAATAGATGTCCCCGGCCATAGCCTCGCCGCCATAGCCGCCTACCCCAACCTCACCTGTACACCCGGTACCTACCAGGTTAGCTCCGGTGAACGTATCATGGTTTGGGATAAAGGCACCTTCTACGCCCTACAGGATAATAACCTCTGCCCCATCAACGAAAGGGTTTACTCCTTTCTCGATACAGTATTCACCGAAATAGCAGAATTATTCCCGTTCCAGTATATCCACATGGGTGGCGACGAATGCTACAAAGGCTTCTGGGAAAAAAACAAACAAGTACAGGCATTCATGAAAAAGCAGGGATTGAAAGATGCCAATGAATTACAAAGCTATTTCGTAAAACGCGTGGAAAAGATCATCCAGTCAAAAGGAAAACGCCTCATGGGCTGGGACGAGATCCTGCACGGCGGCCTGCCCCCCGATGCTACAGTAATGAGCTGGCAGGGAATGAAAGGTGGCATCGAAGCAGCCAAACAAGGACACCAGGTTGTAATGTCCCCCAATAGCTACGCTTATCTCGACCTCTACCAGGGCGACCCCATTGCCGAACCCCCAACCTATTCCATGGTTCGCCTAAGCAAAGCATACGAATTCGATCCCATGCCACCCGGCGTAGACTCATCACTCATCTTGGGCGGTCAATGTAACCTATGGGCCGAACGCCTGCATACCATGCGCCACGCAGAATATATGCTCTGGCCCCGTGCACTGGCTATCTCGGAAAGCATATGGAGCCAGCCCGCAGCCAAAAACTGGAACAGCTTTATAAGCAAAGTGGAACATCAGTTCAACCGCTTCGACGCCGCATCCATCAACTACTCACGCAGTATGTACGACCCCATCTTCAAAGCCGGTAAGGATAGCAACGACTCTTTACAAATAACGCTCTCAACAGAAATAGAAGGACTCGACATTTTCTACAGCTTCGATGAAATGTTTCCCGACCAGTTCTATCCTAAATACACAACCCCGCTAAGCGTCCCCAAAGGAGCAGCCAACCTCAGGGTAGTCACCTACCGCAACGGCAAACCAGTGGGTAAACAAATAAAAATGCCTGTAATTGAATTGAAGAAACGCGCCGGTATCAAAGTGAAGGAAACGCCTTAA
- a CDS encoding GAF domain-containing protein, whose protein sequence is MNINTNNYDSTFCGSLPIHHINVIQPYGVLLVLEQESLNIVQASENVPQIFEITAQELVQHSLAEYLDERSAATLKSKFEKKIRDKIPVLLTINGVKVLSIIHARERYLLLELELATMGQTSETPFVDVYQDIKYAMAAIDLAETTREICRIAAQELKKISGFDKVMVYQFDAQWNGNVVAEEMEEGMESYMGFTFPASDIPKQARALYLKNPYRFIPDRLYKPEKLYPVINPLTHSFVDLSDCNVRGVAAVHLEYLKNMGVIASMSTRIIHNDTLWGLIACHHRTAKPMSYQECAVFELLSNVLSTKIASLLHKEQLAFDTSINSKRLNFIEAIYNNSKLADAFVANGSNILSLFRAGGAAFIQDERIVSVGEVPARDELADLAMWLSAKKQQEVFHENNLAAVNEHAASYANIGSGLLVIPLGESEDAYLAVFRPEVIHTVNWGGNPNEAIRFEGDNKTYHPRFSFSLWQQTVRQTSLPWREEEIKAAENIRSFIYEYSTRKK, encoded by the coding sequence ATGAATATTAATACGAATAATTACGATTCAACCTTTTGTGGAAGCCTTCCGATCCATCATATAAATGTAATCCAGCCTTATGGCGTGTTGCTGGTATTGGAGCAGGAGAGTTTGAATATAGTGCAGGCGAGTGAAAACGTTCCGCAGATCTTTGAGATCACGGCGCAGGAGCTGGTGCAGCATTCATTAGCGGAGTATCTTGATGAGCGATCTGCTGCTACGCTAAAAAGCAAATTTGAAAAGAAGATCCGTGATAAGATACCTGTGCTGCTTACTATTAATGGCGTAAAGGTGCTTTCCATTATTCATGCCCGGGAGCGTTATCTTTTACTTGAGCTGGAACTGGCTACGATGGGGCAGACTTCGGAAACGCCTTTTGTGGATGTTTACCAGGACATCAAATATGCGATGGCTGCGATAGACCTGGCTGAGACCACGCGTGAGATATGCAGGATTGCTGCGCAGGAGCTGAAAAAGATCTCTGGTTTTGATAAGGTGATGGTTTACCAGTTTGATGCGCAGTGGAACGGGAATGTTGTTGCGGAGGAAATGGAAGAGGGGATGGAGTCGTATATGGGGTTCACTTTCCCCGCATCGGATATTCCGAAGCAGGCGCGTGCGTTGTATCTTAAGAACCCTTACCGGTTTATTCCCGACAGGCTTTATAAGCCTGAAAAGTTATACCCGGTCATTAATCCGCTCACGCATTCTTTCGTGGATCTATCGGATTGTAACGTGCGTGGTGTAGCGGCTGTGCATCTTGAATACCTGAAGAATATGGGAGTGATTGCTTCTATGTCGACCCGTATTATTCATAACGATACGCTCTGGGGGTTAATAGCCTGTCATCACCGTACGGCGAAGCCTATGAGCTACCAGGAGTGTGCGGTGTTTGAGTTGTTATCGAACGTGCTATCGACAAAGATCGCTTCGTTGCTGCACAAGGAGCAGCTGGCGTTTGATACATCTATTAACAGTAAGCGGTTGAATTTTATTGAAGCTATTTATAATAATTCTAAGCTGGCGGATGCCTTTGTGGCAAACGGGAGCAATATATTAAGCCTGTTTCGTGCGGGCGGGGCTGCGTTTATACAGGACGAGCGGATTGTTTCGGTGGGTGAGGTGCCTGCCCGGGATGAGCTTGCCGACCTGGCGATGTGGCTTAGCGCCAAGAAGCAGCAGGAGGTTTTTCATGAAAATAATCTAGCGGCTGTTAATGAGCATGCTGCTTCTTATGCCAACATTGGAAGTGGTTTGCTTGTTATTCCTTTGGGAGAAAGCGAAGATGCGTACCTGGCGGTATTCCGTCCTGAGGTGATACATACCGTGAACTGGGGCGGGAATCCTAATGAGGCTATCCGTTTTGAAGGAGATAATAAAACATATCATCCGCGGTTTTCGTTTTCATTATGGCAGCAAACGGTGCGGCAGACGTCGCTGCCGTGGAGAGAGGAAGAAATTAAAGCAGCTGAAAATATCCGCAGCTTCATTTATGAATATAGTACCAGGAAGAAGTGA
- a CDS encoding SGNH/GDSL hydrolase family protein — MKNYFLLLFTCCFLVTANAQQGHHEKEIRAFERQDSISFPKKGQLLFTGSSSIRLWDDFETRFRDYATFRRGFGGGHLYEIPLYASRIIFPYKPSKVFLYAGENDIASGIKADSVFHTFKRVFALMNDSLPATQFYFISAKPSPSREKFSAETIKFNNLVARFIASQKYSKWTFVDVFKPMLGKDGKPMPGLFKKDNLHMLSSGYDIWHKQLKPYM; from the coding sequence ATGAAAAATTATTTCCTGCTACTGTTCACGTGTTGTTTCCTGGTTACTGCCAACGCCCAGCAAGGGCATCATGAAAAGGAGATCAGGGCATTTGAGCGACAGGATAGTATCAGCTTTCCCAAGAAAGGGCAGCTATTGTTTACCGGCAGTTCTTCTATCAGGCTCTGGGACGATTTTGAAACGCGTTTCAGGGACTATGCTACTTTTCGCCGTGGTTTTGGCGGCGGTCATCTTTACGAAATTCCGTTATATGCTTCGAGGATCATCTTCCCCTATAAGCCTTCGAAAGTATTCTTGTATGCGGGTGAAAATGATATTGCTTCGGGTATTAAAGCCGATTCGGTATTCCATACTTTTAAGCGGGTGTTTGCGCTGATGAATGATAGTTTGCCGGCAACCCAGTTCTATTTTATATCTGCCAAGCCAAGTCCCAGCCGTGAGAAGTTCAGTGCTGAAACTATAAAGTTCAATAACCTGGTTGCGCGGTTCATAGCATCGCAAAAGTATTCGAAATGGACTTTTGTGGATGTATTTAAACCCATGCTGGGGAAGGATGGCAAACCTATGCCGGGGTTGTTCAAGAAAGATAATCTTCATATGCTAAGCAGTGGTTACGACATATGGCATAAGCAACTGAAGCCCTATATGTGA
- a CDS encoding type I restriction endonuclease has protein sequence MDFKDTIKQLAERILKHKELVHTEEATKHSFVMPFLQALGYDVFNPMEVVPEFIADLGIKKGEKVDYAIVKDGQPIILVECKHWSASLDPHNSQLFRYFHTTKAKFSILTNGFESRFYTDLDEQNKMDEKPFFIFDVNDIRDNQLEELKKFHKTYFDSETIVSTASELKYVGQLKTLLQGELNNPTQDFVRHFAKQVYTAGILTQRVMDQFTQLTKKSFQYYINDLITERLKSALHKEETEQVVISAPEAAAEENKIITTQEELDSFQIVRSILRQHVPVQKISHRDAQSYFAILFEDNNRKPICRMYLNGGKKYIGLFDNEKNETKKEITTLDDIFLHADALLGTLMNYMPKVEA, from the coding sequence ATGGATTTCAAAGACACAATCAAGCAACTTGCCGAACGCATTCTAAAACACAAAGAGTTAGTACATACCGAAGAGGCCACGAAGCATTCATTCGTTATGCCTTTTTTACAGGCATTAGGTTACGATGTTTTTAATCCAATGGAAGTAGTCCCCGAGTTCATTGCCGACCTGGGCATCAAAAAAGGAGAGAAAGTAGACTATGCGATCGTAAAAGATGGTCAACCCATTATACTCGTTGAGTGTAAACATTGGTCGGCAAGCCTTGATCCGCACAATTCCCAGTTGTTCCGCTATTTCCATACCACCAAAGCAAAATTCTCCATCCTTACCAACGGATTTGAATCCCGGTTCTACACAGATCTGGATGAGCAGAACAAAATGGACGAGAAACCCTTCTTCATATTCGATGTTAACGACATCCGCGATAACCAGCTGGAAGAGCTAAAGAAGTTTCACAAAACCTATTTCGATTCAGAGACAATCGTATCCACAGCCAGCGAGTTAAAATACGTAGGGCAGTTAAAGACATTACTACAGGGAGAACTTAACAATCCAACACAGGATTTTGTAAGGCATTTTGCAAAGCAGGTTTACACAGCCGGCATTCTCACACAACGGGTAATGGATCAGTTTACCCAGCTAACAAAGAAATCATTTCAATACTATATCAACGACCTGATTACAGAGCGCCTGAAATCAGCCTTACACAAAGAAGAAACAGAGCAGGTAGTCATTTCCGCCCCGGAAGCCGCAGCAGAGGAAAACAAGATCATCACAACACAGGAGGAGTTGGATTCATTTCAAATTGTAAGATCCATTCTGCGTCAGCACGTGCCGGTACAAAAGATCTCTCACCGCGATGCGCAATCATACTTCGCCATCTTATTTGAAGACAACAACCGCAAGCCCATTTGCCGGATGTACCTCAACGGCGGCAAAAAGTATATTGGATTATTTGACAACGAAAAGAATGAAACCAAAAAAGAAATTACCACCCTGGATGACATCTTCCTGCATGCAGACGCCTTGCTAGGAACATTAATGAACTACATGCCAAAAGTAGAGGCATAA
- a CDS encoding HD domain-containing protein encodes MELSQEEKIIETTAAYVQQALAGAESGHDWFHIYRVWQTARAIAEGESARLPEPAGDGSGVNLLVVELGALLHDIADAKFHNGDEAIGPIKARFFLETLDLPAAIIGQVVNIVQHISFKGGNHFKGQGKGQLSNESQADFYTPELGIVQDADRLDAIGAIGIARAFNYGGFKNRAIYDPAIAPALHMTKEQYKQSTAPTINHFYEKLLLLKDKMNTATGKAMACERHLFMERFLEQFYAEWEGKA; translated from the coding sequence ATGGAATTATCCCAAGAGGAAAAGATAATAGAGACTACAGCAGCCTATGTACAACAGGCACTGGCGGGTGCGGAATCCGGCCATGACTGGTTTCATATTTACCGGGTGTGGCAAACGGCGCGTGCAATTGCGGAAGGTGAAAGTGCGAGGCTTCCCGAGCCGGCCGGGGATGGAAGCGGGGTAAACTTACTGGTTGTTGAGCTGGGGGCTCTTTTGCATGATATTGCCGACGCGAAATTTCATAATGGCGATGAGGCTATTGGCCCAATTAAAGCCCGTTTTTTTCTGGAGACACTTGACCTGCCTGCCGCTATCATAGGGCAGGTGGTGAACATTGTTCAGCATATTTCTTTCAAGGGGGGAAACCATTTTAAAGGGCAGGGTAAGGGCCAGCTTAGCAATGAAAGCCAGGCTGATTTTTATACGCCTGAGCTGGGGATTGTGCAGGATGCTGACCGTCTTGATGCTATCGGGGCCATTGGTATTGCCAGGGCTTTCAATTACGGTGGGTTTAAAAACAGGGCTATTTACGACCCGGCTATTGCGCCGGCGCTTCATATGACCAAAGAGCAGTATAAACAGAGCACAGCGCCCACCATCAATCATTTTTATGAGAAGCTGCTGTTGCTTAAAGACAAAATGAATACTGCTACCGGGAAGGCTATGGCTTGTGAAAGGCATTTGTTCATGGAGCGCTTTCTGGAGCAGTTTTATGCTGAGTGGGAGGGCAAAGCCTAG
- a CDS encoding TetR/AcrR family transcriptional regulator codes for MKHKELQGQRMRGYFLEATKELLKSEGLQSISVRSIADKAGYSYATMYSYFKDVNDLVFLCVQSFYEECKQEVRQSLRKKEKGIKSLKAAIRAYADYFIQYPGIFELFFLERTGGSKEQKEIAQLISASLDTICEEDWNHCLSKGVIEAATIEQLKTQVRYTVYGLLLLYLNRKTPASYTEFISTLTRQVDTILDGTAKAIPAPPAESGSTVQNALIAINVKKVNKHE; via the coding sequence ATGAAGCATAAAGAATTGCAGGGACAGCGGATGCGAGGCTATTTCCTGGAGGCAACAAAGGAGCTGCTGAAGTCCGAAGGACTACAAAGCATCAGCGTAAGAAGCATCGCAGATAAGGCAGGGTATTCCTACGCAACCATGTACAGCTATTTCAAAGACGTGAACGACCTCGTCTTCCTCTGTGTCCAGTCGTTTTATGAAGAATGCAAACAGGAGGTAAGACAATCCCTACGCAAAAAAGAAAAAGGCATAAAAAGTCTTAAGGCCGCAATCCGCGCCTATGCCGACTATTTCATCCAGTATCCCGGCATCTTTGAATTGTTCTTCCTCGAGCGCACAGGCGGTTCAAAAGAGCAGAAAGAGATCGCACAATTGATCAGCGCTTCACTCGACACCATCTGCGAAGAAGACTGGAACCACTGTCTCAGCAAAGGAGTAATAGAGGCAGCAACTATTGAACAGCTGAAAACCCAGGTCCGTTACACCGTGTACGGCTTATTGCTGTTATACCTGAACCGGAAAACGCCCGCATCTTATACCGAATTCATAAGCACCCTTACACGCCAGGTGGATACGATACTCGACGGTACAGCCAAAGCAATTCCGGCCCCACCTGCTGAAAGCGGCAGCACCGTTCAAAATGCACTTATTGCAATTAACGTAAAAAAGGTAAACAAACATGAGTAA